CCCGCGTCCTGACCTTCGAGGGCGACGCGGCGCGCGCGCGGACCGGCGACGCGGTCACCGTGACGCTGGAGGATGCGGTGGACGCCGGGCGCGGCGACCTGCTGAGCCACCCCGGCGACGCGCCGGAGGTGGCCGACCAGTTCGCCGCCCATCTGCTGTGGATGGCGGAAGACCCGCTGATGCCCGGCCGTTCCTATCTGCTGCGCGCCGGAAGCCGCTGGGTCCCGGCCACCGTCACCACGCTGCGCCACGCGCTGAACGTGGAGACGCTGGAACACACCGCGGCGCAGACGCTGGAGCTGAACGCGGTCGGGCTGTGCAACCTGTCGACCGCGGCCCCGCTCGCCTTCGATCCCTACACGGCGAACCGGGACACCGGTTCCTTCATCCTGGTGGACCGCTACACCAACCGCACCGTCGGGGCCGGGATGATCCAGCACCCGCTGCGCCGCGCCGCCAACCTGCACCCCCAGGAGCTGGCCGTCTCCGCGGCGGAACGGGCGGACCTCAAGCGGCAGCGCCCGGCGGTGCTGTGGTTCACCGGCCTGTCGGGAGCCGGCAAATCCACCGTCGCCAACCGGGTGGAGCGGCTTCTCCACGCGCTCGGCCATCACACGATGATGCTGGACGGCGACAACGTCCGGCTGGGGCTGAACCGCGACCTGGGCTTCACCGACGCCGACCGTGTGGAGAATGTCCGGCGCGTCGGCGAAGTGGCGAAGCTGATGACGGACGCCGGGCTGATCGTGCTGTGCGCCTTCATCGCCCCCTTCCGGGCGGAGCGGGAAGCGGTGCGCGCCCTGCTCCCCGAGGGCGCGTTCCTGGAGGTCTTCGTGGACACGCCGCTGGAGGAATGCGTGCGGCGCGATCCCAAGGGGCTGTACGCCAAGGCGCGCAGCGGGGCCCTGAAGAACTTCACGGGCGTCGACTCCCCCTACGAACCGCCCATCGCGCCCGAGCTGCGGCTCGACACGGCGGCGGAGGACGCCGACGCGCTCGCCCGGCGCGTGGTGGAGGAACTGCGGCGGAGAGGCATTGCCGGAGCCTGAGGCGGGCCGTAGGCTGGATCTCTTGGCCTGACATCGCCGGCACGGCACAATCGCTTGCCAAAGCCGGACGCTTGCGGCCATCTGCAAGGCAGTTCCGCGCCCGGACGCCGGCGCGAGGCCATCATGCCCGCTGAAACCGCCCAGCCCGCTGAAACCGCCTGGAGAGACACCATGACCGCAATCCGCAGCTACAATCGGCGCGTCCTGGTGACCGGCGGCGCCGGCTTCCTCGGCTCCCACCTCTGCGAGCGCCTGCTGGCCCGCGGCGACGAGGTGGTGTGCGCCGACAACTACTTCACCGGATCGCGGAGCAACATCGCCCACCTGCTGGGCCACCCGAACTTCGAGGCGATCCGCCACGACGTGACCTTTCCGCTCTATGTCGAGGTGGACCAGATCTACAATCTGGCCTGCCCGGCCTCGCCGGTGCATTACCAGCACGATCCGGTGCAGACGACCAAGACCAGCGTGCATGGCGCCATCAACATGCTGGGGCTGGCCAAGCGGCTGAACGCCCGCATCCTCCAGGCCTCGACCAGCGAGGTCTACGGCGACCCCGCCATCCATCCGCAGCCGGAGGAATATTGGGGCAACGTCAACCCGATCGGGCCGCGCTCCTGCTACGACGAGGGCAAGCGCTGCGCGGAGACGCTGTTCTTCGACTATCATCGCCAGCACGGGTTGGCGATCAAGGTGATGCGCATCTTCAACACCTATGGGCCGCGCATGCACCCCAACGACGGGCGCGTCGTCTCGAACTTCATCATGCAGGCGCTCCGCAACGAGCCGATCACCGTCTATGGCCAAGGCCAGCAGACCCGCTCCTTCTGCTATGTCGACGACCTGATCGAGGGCATGATCCGGCTGATGGATTCCCCCGACGAGGTCACCGGCCCGGTGAACGTCGGCAACCCCGGCGAATTCACCATGCTGGAACTGGCCGAGCAGGTGATCGCCTTGACCGGGTCGCGTTCGCTGGTCGAGCACCGTCCGCTTCCCCAGGACGATCCGAGACAGCGCCGCCCCGACATCACCAAGGCCAAGGCCCTGCTCGGCTGGGAGCCGACCGTACCGCTTCGCGACGGGCTGGAGCGCACCATCGCCTATTTCCGGCAGCGCTTCATCGACTGAGCCCGCGGCCCATCCGGACGGCGCGTCCAGCCCCCCGCACACCGTCCGGACCGGATACGGAAGGCCATGGGTTTGGAGTCTTGTCGCGCCCCTCCCCCGACTCAGGCGCGCCGGCTGGCTCCCGCAAGACCGGAACACCCCGCCGTCCCTGCCCAATTCACCGAGTCGCGTTCCGAATCGCCTTCAAAAGCGATTCGGAAACGTAGAACTGGAGTTTTGTCGCGTGCGACCAAGCTTCCACAGGAAGAATGGGTTATCCCCTGGAATGTTGTCGCGCGATTCCTGGACTCTTGTCGCGCGACTCGCGATTCTCTACTGGAGTCTTGTCGCTCAAACTAATAGGTGAATCTAGTAACCTTACAAATAGTCTGCGCGACAAGATTCCAAATTGCGGCTGTCAACCTGCCGTGTTATGGATCGGACCATAAATGGACCCGGAACAAACGGCGAGAACAGCGCGCTATGGGCCAGTTGCATCGCCTGATCAGCCAAGTGGGCCGTGAGCAGGCCAAAGCACTCCAGACCGACCCTGATCAGCGTTCGCTGGTCGACATCGCCGCGGCGGTACTGGAGGAAGAACGGCAGGATCTTGGCATTACCTATTCAGGCTTTGCCTTGACCGCGCTTCCGCATCGCCGCCTTCCCGACGATCAGCCGTGGGAAAGGCGCGGGCATCGTATTCGTTTGCTGATCGAGCCGGGCCGACTGCCCGTTCGTGGTGGCGGCTTCAAACTCTACGGCGTTCCTTATGGCAGCCGGGCCCGCATGATCCTGCTGTATCTGCAGACCCGCGCGCTGCAAACGGACAGCCGCGAGGTCGAACTGGGCCGCAGCATGCATGATTGGCTGGATCGCATGGGACTGTCGGTGGGCGGGCAGACCTACCGCGACATCCGAGAACAAGCCTCGCGGATCGCCGCCTGCAACCTGACCTTCGCCTGGGAAGACGCTAACAGCCTCGGCTTCGAGAAGGACTCGATTGTCAAGGGCGGCATCCATTTCTCCTCGGAGCACAATTCCCCCCAGGGGACGCTGTGGGAAGACAGGGTCCTGCTGTCCGAGGCTTTCTTCCGCGAACTGAAAGCGCATCCCGTGCCGATCTGGGAGCCGGCGCTGCGGCACATCCAGAACAACAGCACGAGCATCGACATCTACATCTGGCTGGCCTACCGGCTGCACAGCCTGAACAAATCCACGACCATCACTTGGCCGGCGGTGTTCGAACAGTTCGGGGCCGGTTATTCGCGTCTGCGCGATTTCCGGAAGCGCTTCATCGAAGCTCTTCAACTGGCCCTCGCCGTCTATCCCGAGGCGCGCGTCGACGTGGAGGATCATGGACTGCTCCTGCACCCCTCGCCTCCCCCGATTCCCGAACGGAAGACGAGCCAGCTCATGCGCTGAGCGCAACTCTCTGCAAAGCGGCTCAGCTTTTTCGGGACACGCGACAAGACTCCAAACTCCCCGCCGGCGGCGCTCGCGACAACACTCCAGACGGCCCCGCTCCAGCAAAGGATTCCATGCCCCACAGAGCCCTTCTGCTCGACCGCGACGGGATCGTGAACGTCGATCACGGTTATGTCGGCGACCGTGGCCGTTTCACGTTCATGGACGGCATTTTTCCCCTGACGCGGCACGCGGCGGACCGTGGCTTCCGGATTGCCGTCATCACCAACCAATCGGGCATCGCGCGCGGCTATTTCAGCGAAACCGCGTTCCTGGAGTTGAGCGGTTGGATGCGGGACATGTTCCGCTCCCAGGGCGTGGAAGTGGCTGGAGTCTTCCATTGCCCCTACCACAAAGGCGGCACGGTGGAACGTTACGCCCGCGACAGCTTCTGGCGGAAACCCAACCCCGGCATGATCCTGGAGGCGGCGCGGCGGCTGGACCTCGACCTGTCCCGGTCGGTCTTCCTGGGCGACCAGCCGACCGACATGGCCGCGGCGCAGACCGCAGGCGTGGCGCAACGGGTCATGCTGGAATCGGCTGGGGAGCTGCCACAGGAGACGGCGGCAACCCTGACAATCCATCAGCTGACTGAATTGATCCCTTTTCTGACCTGACCGGCCGCAGGCACACCGGAGCGGATTGGCGGCATGACGCAAACCTGAACCACGCTCATTCCAGCCGCAAATCCGTCCGGGAAACGGAGTGTGTCTCTCCGGCGCCGGGCTTCTGCATCAGATCCTCATCGAGCAGTCCGTCCGCCCGCGCCCGGTCGAGCAGTGCCTTGACGCTCGACGGTGCCCAGGTTCCGGCCCCGGTCGCCGTCCGCACGCCCTGGCGCTCCAACTGCCGGCCGATGCGGGCCAGCGTCGGTTTCTGCCCGGCCTGGGCGGCGTTGTGGATGGTAGCGACCAGTTCCACCAGTCGCTTAGCCTGTGCCGCCGCTTTCTTGGAACGGCGGGGTGCCGCCTTCAGCAGGTCGGATTCAGCCAGACCATCGGCGACGAGACGGCGCACCGCGCGGATCAGGGCATCGCGCGTCCACGGCGCCGGGTTGTTGCCGGGCCGCTTCTTCATCGCGGTGTTCAGCACATCGACGACACGGTCCCACGGCTGGGCCGGCCGCAGGCGCCGCACGATGGGCAGGAACTCGTCCGCACCGGCGATGGCCCGCTCGCTCAGACGCTCGTCACGCGCGCGGGCGACGCGACGACGGGCCAGCGGATCGCCTGAGATCAGACCGGGATTGCCCGGCTGCCGGCCGAGCGCCTTGGCAGCCCGCACCCCGGCCTTGGTGCGTTCGCGGATCAGCGAGCGTTCGAATTCGGCTACGGCGCCGAGAATCTGCAAGGTGAATTTGCCTTGCGGACTGCCGGTGTCAATGGGATCGCCCAGCGATTTGAACGCCGCTCCCTTGCGCTCCAGCGTCTCGATGATCTCCAGCAGATGGGCAAGTGAGCGGGCCAGCCGGTCGATGCGCGCCACCACCAGTGTGTCACCCTTGCGGAGGCGGGCCAGCATGGCCTTGAGCTGCGGCCGCTCGCGGTCGGCACCGGAGGCGCTCTCGCAAACGATCTCGGTGCAGCCGAACCGTTTCAGCTCGAGAAACTGCGCTTCGGTGGATTGGTCCTCGGTGGAAACGCGCGCGTAGCCGATCAGCGCCATGGTCTGCCCTCTTCCGTCCGCCGAAGCAATGGCTTTTCAAGACTTGCATAAGGTAACAATCGGACGATTGAAAGTCAGTGGAAAGCCTCTGGCCGAAATGGTCCTGGCAGCGAGGCAAGCCGGTCGAAGCCGGACAAGACGGCACGTGGCGCCGCCAGGGCGCAGCGTTCGGCCACAGGGCGCAGGCACGCATGGTCCGCGTCCTCTCCGGAAAATCAACGCTGGATCAATTGTGTAACCGGGTCTTGAAAGCGCTGGGAGCACGTCTGCCGCAAGTGCCGCTCCGCAAGATGGTGGCGGATTGACTCTCCACCCCCTTGGGCCTCGGCTTTTCGCACGAACCATCTGGCGGGGACAGCCAGTGGGCATCCGTTCATGGAACCGATGCGACGATCACGTCTCGGCAACTCCACCTGTTTTGCGATGAGATACGGCAGTGATACGAGAGATAAGTATCATGAGAGCCCTGGAAGCGCACAAGACCGTGGCTTGGGCGGGGGGCTTAGCGCGAAGGAGAGGGCGGCGCATCCGTGTCACCGCCGGCGCCTGTCGAGGTTTCGAAATACATCACGGCAATATCGATTGCGCCCATCCTTCACCGCACGAGGCTTCGATCCATCCAAAGGACTTAAGTTATCCTAAAGTGATGGTACTGAAGAAGGCCTCCTTATGGAATGGATATCAATAGAACTGGCGCTTTTCACGAGGAGTAGGAGTTATTCCTTATTAGGCAGTTGCAGGAATACGCCTTGGAAATTCATGTCATAGGAAGTCGCACGCTTTGCCATATACGCGGGCGGGGCGCTCGGGCATCCCAACGATCACAACAAAATTTACGGAGAGTTCCCCTTGAACGAAGTCATCATCGCGGACGCTGGGCTTGAGGATCTCGACGCACTGCTCAGCCACCGCCGTCCCGACGTTCAGGTTACGCTCGTTTCCTCCGCCGAGGACGGCCATGCCGTTCTGGCCGCAGCGCTCGCCGCGCGCCCGTCCGTCCTGCATCTGGTCGCCCATGGCGAGCCGGGGAGGGTCCTGCTGGGTGCCCAGCCGCTGGACGCGCGGTCGCTGCTCGACCGCTCCTGGCCGGACGCGCGCGGCACCGAGATCCACCTCCACGCCTGCCATGCCGGCGCGGGTGCCGAGGGCCGTCTCCTCCTCGATCGTCTGGCCGCCGCCACGGGCGCCGCGGTCGCGGCCTCCTCGGGTCCCGTCGGTCCGGCGGCGCGCGGCGCGTCCTGGAAACTCGACGTGCGCACCGCGCCGGTGTTCACCTCCTCCCCTTTCGCCGGGGTCGAAGGCGCCGGCGCGCGCGGCTGGGCTCATGAACTGGCTGTGACCGGCACCCCGACCGACGGCAACGACACGCTGACCAGCGATGACGCCGCGGACAACATCAACGGTGGGGCCGGCAACGACATCCTGATCGGCAACGGCGGCAACGACACGCTGATCGGC
This genomic window from Azospirillum baldaniorum contains:
- a CDS encoding HAD family hydrolase, with product MPHRALLLDRDGIVNVDHGYVGDRGRFTFMDGIFPLTRHAADRGFRIAVITNQSGIARGYFSETAFLELSGWMRDMFRSQGVEVAGVFHCPYHKGGTVERYARDSFWRKPNPGMILEAARRLDLDLSRSVFLGDQPTDMAAAQTAGVAQRVMLESAGELPQETAATLTIHQLTELIPFLT
- a CDS encoding recombinase family protein, with product MALIGYARVSTEDQSTEAQFLELKRFGCTEIVCESASGADRERPQLKAMLARLRKGDTLVVARIDRLARSLAHLLEIIETLERKGAAFKSLGDPIDTGSPQGKFTLQILGAVAEFERSLIRERTKAGVRAAKALGRQPGNPGLISGDPLARRRVARARDERLSERAIAGADEFLPIVRRLRPAQPWDRVVDVLNTAMKKRPGNNPAPWTRDALIRAVRRLVADGLAESDLLKAAPRRSKKAAAQAKRLVELVATIHNAAQAGQKPTLARIGRQLERQGVRTATGAGTWAPSSVKALLDRARADGLLDEDLMQKPGAGETHSVSRTDLRLE
- a CDS encoding UDP-glucuronic acid decarboxylase family protein, whose product is MTAIRSYNRRVLVTGGAGFLGSHLCERLLARGDEVVCADNYFTGSRSNIAHLLGHPNFEAIRHDVTFPLYVEVDQIYNLACPASPVHYQHDPVQTTKTSVHGAINMLGLAKRLNARILQASTSEVYGDPAIHPQPEEYWGNVNPIGPRSCYDEGKRCAETLFFDYHRQHGLAIKVMRIFNTYGPRMHPNDGRVVSNFIMQALRNEPITVYGQGQQTRSFCYVDDLIEGMIRLMDSPDEVTGPVNVGNPGEFTMLELAEQVIALTGSRSLVEHRPLPQDDPRQRRPDITKAKALLGWEPTVPLRDGLERTIAYFRQRFID
- a CDS encoding replication protein RepA; amino-acid sequence: MGQLHRLISQVGREQAKALQTDPDQRSLVDIAAAVLEEERQDLGITYSGFALTALPHRRLPDDQPWERRGHRIRLLIEPGRLPVRGGGFKLYGVPYGSRARMILLYLQTRALQTDSREVELGRSMHDWLDRMGLSVGGQTYRDIREQASRIAACNLTFAWEDANSLGFEKDSIVKGGIHFSSEHNSPQGTLWEDRVLLSEAFFRELKAHPVPIWEPALRHIQNNSTSIDIYIWLAYRLHSLNKSTTITWPAVFEQFGAGYSRLRDFRKRFIEALQLALAVYPEARVDVEDHGLLLHPSPPPIPERKTSQLMR
- the cysC gene encoding adenylyl-sulfate kinase, giving the protein MTTPLNSILNSSVTSAAALVAEPAAGRGLLRFLTCGSVDDGKSTLIGRLLHDAGLVPDDQLEQARRDSRGRVETEGDIDVSLLVDGLEAEREQGITIDVAHRFFATGRRSFIVADTPGHEQYTRNMATAASTASLAVLLADARKGLLTQTRRHAIVCSLMGIRHVVLAVNKMDLAGGDEAVFSAIARDFQSFAEPLGFRSVTAIPLSARRGDNVVHPSGAMPWYAGPTLLAHLETAEVGDERTADGPLRFLVEWVNRPDPDFRGLSGTVLSGSLEPGDAVTVWPSGRPARIARVLTFEGDAARARTGDAVTVTLEDAVDAGRGDLLSHPGDAPEVADQFAAHLLWMAEDPLMPGRSYLLRAGSRWVPATVTTLRHALNVETLEHTAAQTLELNAVGLCNLSTAAPLAFDPYTANRDTGSFILVDRYTNRTVGAGMIQHPLRRAANLHPQELAVSAAERADLKRQRPAVLWFTGLSGAGKSTVANRVERLLHALGHHTMMLDGDNVRLGLNRDLGFTDADRVENVRRVGEVAKLMTDAGLIVLCAFIAPFRAEREAVRALLPEGAFLEVFVDTPLEECVRRDPKGLYAKARSGALKNFTGVDSPYEPPIAPELRLDTAAEDADALARRVVEELRRRGIAGA